Proteins from one Rosa chinensis cultivar Old Blush chromosome 7, RchiOBHm-V2, whole genome shotgun sequence genomic window:
- the LOC112175118 gene encoding LOW QUALITY PROTEIN: uncharacterized protein LOC112175118 (The sequence of the model RefSeq protein was modified relative to this genomic sequence to represent the inferred CDS: deleted 4 bases in 2 codons) — translation MGTREVYEQKLRSGNLHHDPTLKPGLRLGTPCCPRCLSLLDHDSGKGEWTVTPVLHDATAVAGLGIGGMLSAIHGCNTGIPFLQNRLKGPKSLPFLACSAATLFRCQCCIWRLCTSKVCLTYGDFVLCHLKCLTLRNFASYSTY, via the exons ATGGGGACGAGAGAGGTGTATGAACAGAAGCTAAGGAGTGGGAATCTGCATCATGATCCTACCCTGAAACCAGGCCTCAGG CTCGGCACCCCTTGCTGCCCccgctgt ctctctctccttgacCATGATTCA GGCAAGGGTGAATGGACTGTCACTCCTGTTCTTCATGATGCCACTGCTGTT GCTGGCTTAGGTATTGGTGGAATGCTTAGTGCAATTCATGGCTGCAATACAG GGATCCCGTTCCTTCAGAATCGCTTAAAAGGACCAAAGTCTCTTCCTTTCTTAG CTTGCTCCGCTGCTACTCTTTTCAGGTGCCAGTGCTGCATTTGGAG GTTATGCACTTCCAAAGTTTGCTTAACTTACGGTGACTTCGTATTGTGCCACCTCAAGTGCCTCACATTACGGAATTTCGCTTCTTACTCGACATATTGA